One window of Halopelagius longus genomic DNA carries:
- a CDS encoding DUF7564 family protein, with amino-acid sequence MKRTHEPVCVACGTEYSFTGTYKGNYCPDCHEKWVGSPKDDSSRDPSPRPIRKRRTPSVRPIEESDDEEDVPSRYDEE; translated from the coding sequence GTGAAGCGAACGCACGAACCGGTCTGCGTCGCCTGCGGCACCGAATATTCGTTCACCGGGACGTACAAGGGTAACTACTGCCCGGACTGTCACGAGAAGTGGGTCGGGTCGCCGAAGGACGACTCCTCCCGTGACCCGTCGCCGCGGCCGATTCGGAAGCGCCGCACCCCGTCGGTTCGCCCCATCGAGGAGAGCGACGACGAGGAGGACGTTCCGTCGCGGTACGACGAGGAGTAG